In a single window of the Prinia subflava isolate CZ2003 ecotype Zambia chromosome 3, Cam_Psub_1.2, whole genome shotgun sequence genome:
- the KCTD21 gene encoding BTB/POZ domain-containing protein KCTD21, giving the protein MSEPITLNVGGKLYTTSLSTLTSFPDSMLGAMFSGKIPTKKDSQGNCFIDRDGKIFRYILNFLRTSHLDLPEDFQEMGLLRREVDFYQIQPLIEALQEKEVELSKAEKNAMLNITLDQKTQTVHFTVREAPQIYSLSSSNMEVFSAHIFSTSCLFLKLLGSKLYYCFNGNLSSISSYLQDPNHLTLDWVASVEGLPEEEYTRQNLKRLWVVPDNKQINSFQVFVEEVLKIAMSDGFCIDSAHPHTSDFMNNKIIRLIRYK; this is encoded by the coding sequence ATGTCAGAACCTATCACGCTCAATGTTGGAGGAAAACTCTATACCACCTCTCTGTCCACTCTGACTAGCTTTCCAGACTCCATGCTGGGGGCCATGTTTAGTGGGAAGATCCCAACCAAGAAGGACAGCCAAGGTAACTGCTTTATTGACAGAGATGGCAAAATCTTCCGCTATATCCTGAACTTCTTACGAACTTCTCACTTGGACCTCCCTGAAGATTTTCAGGAAATGGGCTTACTGCGGCGGGAAGTAGATTTTTATCAAATTCAGCCCCTCATTGAGGCCTTGCAGGAGAAGGAGGTAGAGCTTTCTAAGGCAGAGAAAAATGCCATGCTCAACATCACCCTTGATCAGAAGACCCAGACTGTTCACTTCACTGTCCGAGAAGCACCCCAGATTTACAGCCTGTCTTCCTCCAACATGGAAGTGTTCAGTGCTCATATCTTCTCCACATCGTGCCTGTTCCTGAAGCTTCTTGGTTCCAAGCTGTACTACTGTTTCAATGGAAACCTTTCCTCAATATCCAGTTACCTGCAGGACCCCAACCACTTGACGTTAGATTGGGTTGCAAGTGTGGAAGGCCTTCCCGAAGAGGAGTACACCAGGCAGAACTTGAAGAGACTCTGGGTGGTGCCAGATAATAAGCAAATCAATAGTTTCCAGGTGTTTGTGGAAGAAGTGCTGAAAATAGCCATGAGTGATGGTTTCTGCATAGATTCTGCTCATCCACATACTTCAGATTTCATGAATAATAAGATTATTCGCTTAATTCGGTACAAGTAG
- the NDUFC2 gene encoding NADH dehydrogenase [ubiquinone] 1 subunit C2 gives MAFLPDESRSLPPPPLLNKGSVWFGFLGWLSALADNAFNQRPVFRAGLHRQILFTTVGFFVGYQLVKRAEYVHAKVDRELFEYIRHHPVDFQAAAAKKKRIGELLEDFHPIR, from the exons ATGGCGTTCCTGCCCGACGAGtcgcggtcgctgccgccgccgccgctcctcAACAAGGGCTCGGTGTGGTTCGGGTTCCTAGGGTGGCTGTCGGCGCTGGCGGACAACGCCTTCAACCAGCGCCCCGTCTTCCGAGCCG gtcttCACCGGCAGATCCTGTTCACTACCGTGGGCTTCTTTGTTGGCTACCAGCTCGTGAAACGCGCCGAGTACGTGCATGCCAAGGTGGACAGGGAGCTGTTCGAGTACATCCGGCACCACCCAGTGGACTTCCAGGCGGCAGCAG CAAAAAAGAAGAGAATAGGGGAGCTCTTGGAGGATTTCCACCCAATTCGCTGA
- the ALG8 gene encoding probable dolichyl pyrophosphate Glc1Man9GlcNAc2 alpha-1,3-glucosyltransferase isoform X2: protein MLVIENLNYTSHATVFFQRLSVIFTDTLFIYAVHECCRCVNGKRAAKDILEKPTFILAVLLLWNFGLLIVDHIHFQYNGFLFGLMLLSVARLCQKRYLEGALLFAVLLHFKHIYMYVAPAYGVYLLRSYCFTANNADGSLKWRSFSFLHVTLLGLIVCLVSALSLGPFLVLGQLPQVISQLFPFKRGLCHAYWAPNFWALYNAMDKALTILGLKCNFLDGKKIPKASMTGGLVQEFQHTVLPSVTPLATLICTFIAILPSVFCLWFKPQGPRGFLQCLVLCALSSFMFGWHVHEKAILLAILPLSLLSIQRAKDAGIYLILATTGHFSLFPLLFTLPELPIKILLMLLFTVYSFSSLKSLFRREKPLLNWLETIYLTQLVPLEIFCEIIFPLTPWKEHFPFVPLLLTSVYCALGITYAWLKLYVSVLTERVSVRQKAE, encoded by the exons ATGTTGGTTATTGAAAACTTGAATTACACCAGTCATGCAACCGTCTTCTTCCAAAGGCTTTCTGTCATCTTTACAGATACCCTCTTCATATATGCAGTTCATGA GTGCTGCAGATGTGTGAATGGAAAGCGAGCTGCTAAGGATATCCTGGAAAAACCAACATTTATTCTTGCCGTTCTGCTCTTGTGGAATTTTGGGTTGTTAATTGTGGATC ATATTCATTTCCAGTACAATGGCTTCCTCTTTGGGCTGATGCTTCTTTCTGTTGCTCGGCTGTGTCAG aaaaggtATTTGGAGGGTGCTCTTCTATTTGCTGTTCTTCTGCATTTCAAACACATCTACATGTATGTGGCCCCAGCATATGGCGTTTATTTGTTACGATCCTACTGCTTTACTGCAAATAATGCAG ATGGATCCCTGAAGTGGAGAAGTTTCAGCTTTCTTCATGTAACTCTTCTGGGACTGATTGTCTGTCTTGTTTCTGCTCTTTCACTGGGACCCTTCCTAGTACTG GGTCAGCTGCCTCAGGTCATTTCACAGCTCTTCCCTTTCAAGCGAGGTCTCTGCCATGCCTATTGGGCCCCTAACTTCTGGGCTTTGTACAATGCCATGGATAAAGCACTGACAATTCTTG ggTTAAAGTGCAATTTTCTTGATggtaaaaaaatccctaaagCCTCCATGACAGGAGGGCTGGTTCAAGAGTTTCAGCACACTGTCCTCCCTTCAGTGACTCCACTGGCAACATTAATCTGTACTTTCATAGCTATTTTG CcctctgttttctgtctttggtTTAAACCTCAAGGGCCCAGAGGCTTTCTGCAGTGCCTTGTTCTTTGTGCGCTGAGCTCCTTCATGTTTGGCTGGCACGTGCACGAGAAAGCAATACTCCTTGCTATTCTGCCTTTAAG CTTATTGTCTATTCAGAGAGCCAAGGATGCTGGCATCTACTTGATTCTGGCAACAACAGGGCATTTCTCACTTTTTCCACTGTTGTTCACACTACCAG aactTCCAATTAAAATATTGCTTATGCTGCTGTTTACTGTTTATAGTTTCTCTTCACTGAAATCTCTGTTCAG GAGAGAAAAACCTCTACTTAACTGGCTTGAAACAATCTACCTCACCCAACTAGTGCCCTTGGAAATCTTCTGTGAAATCATATTTCCCCTGACCCCCTGGAAAGAGCACTTCCCTTTTGTCCCCCTGTTGCTGACCTCTGTGTACTGTGCTCTGGGAATCACATATGCTTGGCTGAAACTCTATGTCTCTGTCTTGACTGAGAGAGTTTCTGTCAGACAAAAGGCTGAGTAA
- the LOC134548584 gene encoding thyroid hormone-inducible hepatic protein-like: MEQYFSATQKMEQEVMFPSLLRGVFPQQEGAAPAAESRTDLYERYQLLKAIKPMVEKGLASVGDQSPSGADSDTDTSSDSTEAGDAQLEERLCHHLSGLQQVLTHLTRDTNALTRRYSQILEQINLSEGQPSW, from the coding sequence ATGGAGCAGTACTTCTCAGCCACGCAGAagatggagcaggaggtgaTGTTCCCCAGCCTGCTGCGAGGGGTCTTCCCGCAGCAGGAgggggcagcgccggccgcCGAGAGCCGCACGGACCTGTACGAGCGCTACCAGCTGCTCAAGGCCATCAAGCCCATGGTGGAGAAAGGCCTGGCCTCTGTGGGTGACCAGAGCCCCAGCGGGGCCGACAGCGACACGGACACATCCTCGGACAGCACCGAGGCCGGGGACGCCCAGCTGGAGGAGCGCCTGTGCCACCACCTGAGCGGCCTGCAGCAGGTGCTCACCCACCTCACCAGGGACACCAACGCCCTGACGCGCAGGTACAGCCAGATCCTGGAGCAGATCAACCTCAGCGAGGGCCAGCCCAGCTGGTGA
- the ALG8 gene encoding probable dolichyl pyrophosphate Glc1Man9GlcNAc2 alpha-1,3-glucosyltransferase isoform X1 — MAAGGRGWFRALALGVSFLKCLLIPAYYSTDFEVHRNWLAITHNLPLSQWYYEATSEWTLDYPPFFAWFEYALSHIAKYFDPQMLVIENLNYTSHATVFFQRLSVIFTDTLFIYAVHECCRCVNGKRAAKDILEKPTFILAVLLLWNFGLLIVDHIHFQYNGFLFGLMLLSVARLCQKRYLEGALLFAVLLHFKHIYMYVAPAYGVYLLRSYCFTANNADGSLKWRSFSFLHVTLLGLIVCLVSALSLGPFLVLGQLPQVISQLFPFKRGLCHAYWAPNFWALYNAMDKALTILGLKCNFLDGKKIPKASMTGGLVQEFQHTVLPSVTPLATLICTFIAILPSVFCLWFKPQGPRGFLQCLVLCALSSFMFGWHVHEKAILLAILPLSLLSIQRAKDAGIYLILATTGHFSLFPLLFTLPELPIKILLMLLFTVYSFSSLKSLFRREKPLLNWLETIYLTQLVPLEIFCEIIFPLTPWKEHFPFVPLLLTSVYCALGITYAWLKLYVSVLTERVSVRQKAE; from the exons ATGGCGGCGGGCGGCCGCGGCTGGTTCCGCGCGCTGGCGCTCGGCGTGTCCTTCCTCAAGTGCCTCCTCATCCCCGCCTA TTACTCCACAGATTTCGAAGTCCATAGGAACTGGCTTGCCATCACCCACAACCTGCCCCTCTCTCAGTGGTACTACGAG GCAACCTCAGAATGGACCCTGGATTATCCACcattttttgcttggtttgaaTATGCACTTTCTCACATTGCCAAGTACTTTGACCCCCAGATGTTGGTTATTGAAAACTTGAATTACACCAGTCATGCAACCGTCTTCTTCCAAAGGCTTTCTGTCATCTTTACAGATACCCTCTTCATATATGCAGTTCATGA GTGCTGCAGATGTGTGAATGGAAAGCGAGCTGCTAAGGATATCCTGGAAAAACCAACATTTATTCTTGCCGTTCTGCTCTTGTGGAATTTTGGGTTGTTAATTGTGGATC ATATTCATTTCCAGTACAATGGCTTCCTCTTTGGGCTGATGCTTCTTTCTGTTGCTCGGCTGTGTCAG aaaaggtATTTGGAGGGTGCTCTTCTATTTGCTGTTCTTCTGCATTTCAAACACATCTACATGTATGTGGCCCCAGCATATGGCGTTTATTTGTTACGATCCTACTGCTTTACTGCAAATAATGCAG ATGGATCCCTGAAGTGGAGAAGTTTCAGCTTTCTTCATGTAACTCTTCTGGGACTGATTGTCTGTCTTGTTTCTGCTCTTTCACTGGGACCCTTCCTAGTACTG GGTCAGCTGCCTCAGGTCATTTCACAGCTCTTCCCTTTCAAGCGAGGTCTCTGCCATGCCTATTGGGCCCCTAACTTCTGGGCTTTGTACAATGCCATGGATAAAGCACTGACAATTCTTG ggTTAAAGTGCAATTTTCTTGATggtaaaaaaatccctaaagCCTCCATGACAGGAGGGCTGGTTCAAGAGTTTCAGCACACTGTCCTCCCTTCAGTGACTCCACTGGCAACATTAATCTGTACTTTCATAGCTATTTTG CcctctgttttctgtctttggtTTAAACCTCAAGGGCCCAGAGGCTTTCTGCAGTGCCTTGTTCTTTGTGCGCTGAGCTCCTTCATGTTTGGCTGGCACGTGCACGAGAAAGCAATACTCCTTGCTATTCTGCCTTTAAG CTTATTGTCTATTCAGAGAGCCAAGGATGCTGGCATCTACTTGATTCTGGCAACAACAGGGCATTTCTCACTTTTTCCACTGTTGTTCACACTACCAG aactTCCAATTAAAATATTGCTTATGCTGCTGTTTACTGTTTATAGTTTCTCTTCACTGAAATCTCTGTTCAG GAGAGAAAAACCTCTACTTAACTGGCTTGAAACAATCTACCTCACCCAACTAGTGCCCTTGGAAATCTTCTGTGAAATCATATTTCCCCTGACCCCCTGGAAAGAGCACTTCCCTTTTGTCCCCCTGTTGCTGACCTCTGTGTACTGTGCTCTGGGAATCACATATGCTTGGCTGAAACTCTATGTCTCTGTCTTGACTGAGAGAGTTTCTGTCAGACAAAAGGCTGAGTAA
- the ALG8 gene encoding probable dolichyl pyrophosphate Glc1Man9GlcNAc2 alpha-1,3-glucosyltransferase isoform X3, producing the protein MAAGGRGWFRALALGVSFLKCLLIPAYYSTDFEVHRNWLAITHNLPLSQWYYEATSEWTLDYPPFFAWFEYALSHIAKYFDPQMLVIENLNYTSHATVFFQRLSVIFTDTLFIYAVHECCRCVNGKRAAKDILEKPTFILAVLLLWNFGLLIVDHIHFQYNGFLFGLMLLSVARLCQKRYLEGALLFAVLLHFKHIYMYVAPAYGVYLLRSYCFTANNADGSLKWRSFSFLHVTLLGLIVCLVSALSLGPFLVLGQLPQVISQLFPFKRGLCHAYWAPNFWALYNAMDKALTILGHLHDRRAGSRVSAHCPPFSDSTGNINLYFHSYFGPRGFLQCLVLCALSSFMFGWHVHEKAILLAILPLSLLSIQRAKDAGIYLILATTGHFSLFPLLFTLPELPIKILLMLLFTVYSFSSLKSLFRREKPLLNWLETIYLTQLVPLEIFCEIIFPLTPWKEHFPFVPLLLTSVYCALGITYAWLKLYVSVLTERVSVRQKAE; encoded by the exons ATGGCGGCGGGCGGCCGCGGCTGGTTCCGCGCGCTGGCGCTCGGCGTGTCCTTCCTCAAGTGCCTCCTCATCCCCGCCTA TTACTCCACAGATTTCGAAGTCCATAGGAACTGGCTTGCCATCACCCACAACCTGCCCCTCTCTCAGTGGTACTACGAG GCAACCTCAGAATGGACCCTGGATTATCCACcattttttgcttggtttgaaTATGCACTTTCTCACATTGCCAAGTACTTTGACCCCCAGATGTTGGTTATTGAAAACTTGAATTACACCAGTCATGCAACCGTCTTCTTCCAAAGGCTTTCTGTCATCTTTACAGATACCCTCTTCATATATGCAGTTCATGA GTGCTGCAGATGTGTGAATGGAAAGCGAGCTGCTAAGGATATCCTGGAAAAACCAACATTTATTCTTGCCGTTCTGCTCTTGTGGAATTTTGGGTTGTTAATTGTGGATC ATATTCATTTCCAGTACAATGGCTTCCTCTTTGGGCTGATGCTTCTTTCTGTTGCTCGGCTGTGTCAG aaaaggtATTTGGAGGGTGCTCTTCTATTTGCTGTTCTTCTGCATTTCAAACACATCTACATGTATGTGGCCCCAGCATATGGCGTTTATTTGTTACGATCCTACTGCTTTACTGCAAATAATGCAG ATGGATCCCTGAAGTGGAGAAGTTTCAGCTTTCTTCATGTAACTCTTCTGGGACTGATTGTCTGTCTTGTTTCTGCTCTTTCACTGGGACCCTTCCTAGTACTG GGTCAGCTGCCTCAGGTCATTTCACAGCTCTTCCCTTTCAAGCGAGGTCTCTGCCATGCCTATTGGGCCCCTAACTTCTGGGCTTTGTACAATGCCATGGATAAAGCACTGACAATTCTTGGTCA CCTCCATGACAGGAGGGCTGGTTCAAGAGTTTCAGCACACTGTCCTCCCTTCAGTGACTCCACTGGCAACATTAATCTGTACTTTCATAGCTATTTTG GGCCCAGAGGCTTTCTGCAGTGCCTTGTTCTTTGTGCGCTGAGCTCCTTCATGTTTGGCTGGCACGTGCACGAGAAAGCAATACTCCTTGCTATTCTGCCTTTAAG CTTATTGTCTATTCAGAGAGCCAAGGATGCTGGCATCTACTTGATTCTGGCAACAACAGGGCATTTCTCACTTTTTCCACTGTTGTTCACACTACCAG aactTCCAATTAAAATATTGCTTATGCTGCTGTTTACTGTTTATAGTTTCTCTTCACTGAAATCTCTGTTCAG GAGAGAAAAACCTCTACTTAACTGGCTTGAAACAATCTACCTCACCCAACTAGTGCCCTTGGAAATCTTCTGTGAAATCATATTTCCCCTGACCCCCTGGAAAGAGCACTTCCCTTTTGTCCCCCTGTTGCTGACCTCTGTGTACTGTGCTCTGGGAATCACATATGCTTGGCTGAAACTCTATGTCTCTGTCTTGACTGAGAGAGTTTCTGTCAGACAAAAGGCTGAGTAA